Proteins from one Prevotella sp. E2-28 genomic window:
- a CDS encoding anaerobic sulfatase-maturation protein, translating into MQRTCYFNKVPMYIMTKTVGSTCNLACKYCYYLEKAKLYNDQPQHLMSDKTLELFIKQYIESQTMNEVLFTWHGGEPLLRPISFYEHVMKLQKQYAQGRHIDNCIQTNGVLINDDWARFFHDNGWLVGVSIDGPEAVHNAYRKKRNGEGSFAEVMKGIEILNRHHVEWNALAVVNHLNANDPLGFYRFFKEIDCHYIQFTPIVERLIGEDCHLASLADEGDSTIAPFSVTPAQWGNFLCTLFDEWVRNDVGDYYVQLFDATLANWVGVAPGVCSMARTCGHAGVIEFNGDVYSCDHFVFPQYKLGNIHQQTLVEMMYGDKQYAFGEAKFSSLPHQCKQCKWLFACNGECPKNRFATTADGERGLNYLCEGYHQFFEHVAPYMDYMKNKLDKQQPPADIVEDLRSGLFIINK; encoded by the coding sequence ATGCAAAGAACGTGTTATTTCAATAAAGTTCCGATGTATATCATGACCAAGACAGTAGGTTCTACCTGCAACTTGGCCTGCAAATATTGCTACTACCTAGAAAAAGCAAAGCTCTACAACGACCAGCCTCAGCACCTGATGAGCGATAAGACACTGGAGCTCTTTATCAAACAATATATTGAAAGCCAAACCATGAATGAGGTGCTATTCACCTGGCATGGTGGCGAACCATTACTTCGTCCGATTAGTTTTTATGAACACGTGATGAAGTTACAGAAACAATATGCTCAGGGGCGACATATTGACAACTGCATACAAACAAACGGAGTGCTTATTAATGATGATTGGGCACGCTTCTTTCACGACAACGGATGGCTGGTAGGCGTATCTATTGATGGTCCTGAGGCTGTTCATAATGCTTATCGGAAAAAGCGCAACGGAGAAGGCAGTTTTGCTGAGGTGATGAAAGGTATTGAGATTCTGAATCGTCATCATGTAGAGTGGAATGCCTTAGCCGTAGTCAATCATCTGAATGCCAACGATCCCTTAGGATTCTATCGTTTCTTCAAAGAGATAGACTGTCATTATATTCAGTTCACACCTATCGTAGAGAGACTTATAGGTGAAGATTGTCATTTGGCCTCACTGGCCGACGAGGGCGATAGTACCATAGCGCCATTCTCAGTTACTCCAGCGCAATGGGGGAATTTTCTGTGTACCCTCTTCGATGAGTGGGTGCGTAATGATGTTGGCGACTACTATGTACAGCTGTTTGACGCCACGCTTGCTAACTGGGTGGGCGTAGCTCCTGGTGTTTGCTCTATGGCTCGTACCTGCGGACATGCAGGAGTGATAGAGTTTAATGGTGATGTATATTCCTGCGACCACTTCGTGTTTCCTCAATACAAACTAGGTAATATACATCAGCAAACACTCGTAGAGATGATGTATGGCGATAAGCAATATGCCTTTGGCGAAGCTAAGTTTAGTAGTCTTCCACATCAATGCAAACAATGTAAGTGGCTTTTTGCCTGCAATGGTGAATGTCCTAAGAATCGCTTTGCCACTACTGCTGATGGTGAGCGTGGCCTGAACTATCTTTGTGAGGGTTATCACCAATTCTTTGAACATGTGGCTCCTTATATGGATTATATGAAGAATAAACTCGACAAGCAACAGCCGCCTGCTGATATCGTAGAGGACCTCCGCTCTGGACTTTTTATTATAAACAAATGA
- a CDS encoding NAD(P)/FAD-dependent oxidoreductase, whose amino-acid sequence MKTAVVGGGAAGFFLAINLKEMCPQMDVTILEASHHVLAKVKISGGGRCNCTNSFEEVKDLQSVYPRGHRLLKRLFKQFNNRDAYEWFENRGVKLVTQEDQCVFPQSQDSQTIINLFLSETRRLGVTIKTGYRVSNLDELSDYDFIAITTGGMNHSSFLISHFSFSDIVAPVPSLFTFNIEDKALRDLMGTVIEASAMIPGTKMRASGPLLITHWGMSGPCILRLSSYAARLLSEHNYQMPLSVNWTQLKENEVQQELASFCRQYAQKQLPSMRPFELPQRLWNYLLEKSLQGRAHAPWGSLNQKELNRLTNILTNDTYQIAGRAPFKDEFVTCGGISLSAVNPSTLESREHPHLYFAGEVLDIDGVTGGFNFQAAWTTAYAVATAITAAQKTI is encoded by the coding sequence ATGAAGACAGCAGTCGTCGGTGGAGGTGCGGCAGGATTCTTTCTTGCTATCAATCTCAAGGAGATGTGCCCGCAGATGGACGTTACTATCCTTGAGGCCTCGCACCACGTACTTGCCAAAGTAAAAATCTCTGGTGGCGGACGCTGTAACTGCACCAATTCCTTTGAGGAAGTGAAAGACCTGCAGAGCGTCTATCCGCGAGGCCACCGCCTGCTGAAACGCCTCTTTAAGCAGTTTAATAATCGCGATGCCTACGAATGGTTTGAGAATAGAGGCGTGAAGCTTGTTACTCAGGAAGACCAGTGCGTCTTTCCGCAGTCGCAGGATTCCCAAACCATCATCAATCTCTTTCTGAGTGAAACCCGTCGTCTGGGCGTTACTATCAAGACTGGCTATCGTGTGAGCAATCTTGATGAACTCTCCGACTATGACTTCATCGCCATCACCACAGGTGGCATGAATCACTCATCATTTCTTATTTCTCATTTCTCATTTAGCGACATCGTCGCGCCCGTTCCTTCCCTCTTCACCTTTAACATTGAGGACAAGGCTCTGCGAGATCTGATGGGCACCGTTATAGAGGCCTCTGCTATGATTCCAGGCACTAAGATGCGAGCATCAGGCCCATTACTCATTACGCATTGGGGAATGAGTGGCCCATGTATTTTGCGTCTCAGCAGCTATGCTGCGCGTCTGCTTAGCGAGCACAACTACCAGATGCCGCTCTCTGTCAACTGGACGCAATTAAAGGAAAATGAGGTGCAACAGGAATTGGCATCTTTCTGCCGACAGTACGCACAGAAACAATTACCCTCTATGCGGCCTTTCGAGCTGCCTCAGCGCCTGTGGAACTACCTCCTGGAGAAATCCCTGCAAGGACGTGCTCACGCCCCTTGGGGTAGCCTCAATCAAAAGGAGTTGAACCGATTGACCAATATCCTTACTAACGATACCTATCAGATAGCCGGTCGTGCGCCTTTCAAGGACGAGTTTGTGACCTGTGGTGGCATCTCCCTTTCGGCTGTCAATCCCTCTACGCTCGAAAGTCGTGAGCATCCTCACCTTTATTTCGCTGGCGAGGTGCTCGATATTGATGGTGTGACTGGTGGTTTTAATTTCCAAGCCGCCTGGACTACAGCTTATGCCGTAGCTACAGCTATCACCGCTGCACAAAAAACTATATGA
- the rnc gene encoding ribonuclease III, whose protein sequence is MRLNDIIDRIKLPFRKEKELFSSLHAIIGFYPHDIKYYKIALTHKSSGQRNDKGRPLNNERLEFLGDALLDAVVGHIVFEHFENKREGFLTNTRSKLVSRETLGKLAQEMGLTELIQSNTSKRSHNSYMAGNAFEALVGAIYLDQGYDAVMRFMKKRILAQMVNIDKVAYKEVNFKSKLLEWTQKNRVKMTFESVEEDKDKEGSPVFGFLVKIEGVEGGKGKGYSKKEAQQAASQETLQRLRREPQFIDAIFQAKSERTKMEEEPTAIAPDLEKEKEFIIKSEDQESPEIPENLEIPENTDEFDLSDITHQPKELSREEIIAAAEAAAYES, encoded by the coding sequence ATGAGGCTTAACGATATCATTGACCGTATAAAGCTCCCTTTCCGCAAGGAGAAGGAGCTTTTTTCTTCTCTTCACGCCATCATCGGCTTCTATCCCCACGACATTAAATATTATAAGATTGCGCTGACCCATAAGAGTAGCGGACAGCGTAATGACAAGGGGCGCCCCCTGAATAATGAGCGACTGGAATTCCTGGGCGATGCCCTGCTTGATGCTGTGGTGGGACATATTGTGTTCGAGCATTTCGAAAACAAGCGTGAAGGTTTTCTTACCAACACCCGTTCTAAGCTGGTGAGTCGCGAGACACTGGGAAAACTGGCGCAGGAGATGGGGCTCACCGAACTGATTCAGAGCAACACCTCTAAGCGTTCGCACAACAGTTATATGGCTGGTAATGCCTTTGAGGCACTTGTTGGCGCCATCTATCTGGATCAGGGCTATGATGCCGTGATGCGCTTTATGAAGAAACGTATCCTGGCCCAGATGGTGAATATCGACAAGGTGGCCTATAAGGAGGTGAACTTCAAGTCGAAACTCTTGGAGTGGACACAGAAGAACCGCGTGAAGATGACGTTCGAGAGCGTAGAGGAAGATAAGGATAAAGAGGGATCTCCCGTCTTTGGATTCTTGGTTAAGATAGAAGGCGTAGAAGGTGGAAAGGGCAAAGGCTACTCCAAGAAGGAAGCGCAACAGGCAGCCTCACAAGAGACTCTGCAGCGCCTCCGTCGCGAGCCGCAGTTCATTGATGCCATCTTCCAGGCTAAGTCTGAGCGTACCAAGATGGAAGAGGAGCCCACCGCTATTGCACCTGATCTGGAGAAGGAGAAGGAGTTTATCATTAAATCGGAGGATCAAGAGAGCCCAGAAATTCCAGAAAATCTGGAAATTCCAGAGAATACTGATGAGTTCGATCTCTCTGACATCACCCATCAGCCTAAAGAGCTTTCTCGCGAAGAAATCATAGCTGCTGCCGAGGCCGCAGCTTACGAGTCATAA
- a CDS encoding glycosyltransferase family 9 protein, whose translation MKHQHILVIRFSAMGDVAMTVPVVWAVAKQYPDVRITVLSRGFARPFFENLAPNVNFMEADLKGEYHGMKGLNRLYRRLAAKQFTHVADLHSVLRSNYLRLRFNLSHFKVEHIDKHRKMRHALVNKNMKKKVKQQLPTSFENYTEVFAKLGFPITENNFTSIFPPFGGDLTQLPEIFGEKKEGEKWIGIAPYAAHQGKIYPKEQMHEVVRQLIEKYPDARIFLFGRGKEEDETFPVWIKEMPQCNHVSQHIAAMQHELILMSHLDVMVSMDSANMHMASLVNTPVVSIWGATHPMAGFMGWNQSKENAVQLDLDCRPCSIYGQKPCIHGDFRCMTGIKPEMVVEKIENILK comes from the coding sequence GTGAAGCATCAGCATATATTAGTGATAAGATTCTCGGCAATGGGCGACGTGGCAATGACGGTGCCCGTTGTGTGGGCAGTAGCTAAACAGTATCCTGATGTGAGAATCACCGTATTAAGTCGCGGCTTTGCCCGTCCGTTCTTTGAGAATCTGGCACCCAACGTGAACTTCATGGAGGCAGACCTGAAAGGAGAATACCACGGCATGAAGGGACTGAACAGGCTCTATCGCCGACTGGCTGCCAAGCAGTTTACCCACGTAGCCGACCTGCACTCTGTGTTGCGTTCAAACTATCTGCGCCTGCGTTTCAATTTGAGCCATTTTAAAGTGGAACATATTGACAAGCATCGCAAGATGCGCCATGCGCTGGTGAATAAGAACATGAAGAAGAAGGTAAAACAGCAGTTGCCTACCTCTTTCGAAAACTACACAGAGGTATTTGCAAAGCTTGGCTTCCCTATTACAGAGAACAACTTTACCTCTATCTTCCCACCATTCGGAGGTGACCTGACACAGTTGCCTGAGATTTTCGGAGAGAAGAAGGAAGGCGAAAAATGGATAGGTATAGCACCCTATGCCGCCCATCAGGGAAAGATTTATCCTAAGGAACAGATGCACGAAGTGGTACGTCAGCTCATAGAAAAATATCCTGATGCACGTATATTCCTTTTCGGACGTGGTAAAGAAGAAGACGAGACCTTCCCAGTATGGATAAAGGAAATGCCACAATGCAATCATGTGTCGCAGCATATTGCAGCCATGCAACATGAACTTATCCTGATGAGTCATCTGGATGTGATGGTGTCAATGGATTCTGCTAATATGCATATGGCATCATTGGTAAATACACCTGTTGTGTCCATATGGGGTGCTACACATCCTATGGCAGGATTCATGGGTTGGAACCAGAGCAAGGAGAATGCTGTGCAATTGGATTTAGACTGTCGTCCTTGCAGTATCTATGGACAAAAGCCCTGCATACATGGCGACTTCCGCTGTATGACAGGTATCAAACCAGAAATGGTTGTAGAGAAAATAGAGAATATCTTAAAATGA
- a CDS encoding RNA methyltransferase, with product MRKLRTIEMKRLSVEEYHEADKTPLIVVLDDVRSMHNVGSVFRTADAFRLEAVYLCGITGCPPHAEIHKTALGAEDSVDWRYFKTALEAVEELKGRGVTVYSIEQAEGSTKLPQFQPEPGKSYAIIMGNEVKGVHQEVIDASDGCIEIPQFGTKHSMNVSVTAGIVIWHFASNLLFK from the coding sequence ATGAGAAAACTGCGTACTATAGAGATGAAAAGATTATCGGTAGAGGAGTATCATGAAGCCGATAAGACCCCATTAATAGTTGTATTAGACGATGTGCGATCAATGCATAATGTAGGTAGCGTATTTCGTACTGCTGATGCCTTCCGTTTGGAGGCAGTATATCTTTGTGGTATTACTGGTTGTCCACCTCATGCTGAAATTCATAAGACGGCTCTAGGTGCTGAGGATAGTGTAGATTGGCGTTATTTTAAGACGGCACTCGAGGCTGTAGAGGAACTAAAGGGTAGGGGAGTCACCGTCTATAGTATTGAGCAGGCTGAGGGTAGTACAAAACTTCCCCAGTTCCAGCCAGAACCAGGGAAGTCGTATGCTATTATTATGGGTAACGAGGTAAAAGGTGTTCATCAGGAAGTGATTGATGCTTCCGATGGTTGTATTGAGATACCACAATTTGGCACTAAGCATTCCATGAATGTATCAGTAACTGCAGGTATTGTTATTTGGCACTTTGCCAGCAACTTACTCTTTAAATAA
- a CDS encoding DUF4254 domain-containing protein gives MIFTEQANKIFQQAIRDYHLTDNVDTPMKNPYDRSSIDYKLYMKCWIDTVQWHLEDLIRDPHIDLSDALALKRRIDHSNQDRTDLVEEIDTYFRQIYSDITPLPDARLNTESPAWAVDRLSILELKIWHMKEQTERQDATEEHKARCQAKLSVLLEQRVDLSTAIDQLLDDYKAGRKVMKVYRQMKMYNDPSTNPVLYKK, from the coding sequence ATGATTTTTACTGAACAAGCAAACAAAATTTTCCAACAGGCTATTCGCGACTATCACTTGACTGACAATGTGGATACTCCTATGAAGAACCCATACGACAGAAGCAGCATTGACTATAAGCTTTATATGAAATGCTGGATAGACACTGTGCAATGGCATTTGGAAGATCTAATACGTGATCCACACATTGATTTAAGTGATGCATTAGCACTTAAACGCCGTATTGACCATTCTAATCAAGACCGTACGGATTTGGTAGAAGAGATTGATACTTATTTCCGCCAGATTTATTCTGACATCACTCCCCTACCCGATGCTCGTCTGAATACAGAGAGTCCTGCTTGGGCTGTAGATCGTCTTTCTATCTTGGAATTAAAAATATGGCATATGAAAGAGCAGACAGAGCGTCAGGATGCTACTGAAGAGCATAAGGCTCGCTGTCAGGCTAAACTCAGCGTATTGCTTGAGCAGCGTGTTGACCTTTCTACTGCTATTGACCAGTTGCTGGACGATTATAAAGCAGGTCGTAAGGTGATGAAGGTATATCGTCAGATGAAGATGTACAATGATCCAAGTACGAACCCGGTACTTTATAAGAAATAG
- a CDS encoding chitobiase/beta-hexosaminidase C-terminal domain-containing protein yields MKQKLLLKTMLLLCILVGGVSNVWGDSTTANVSISDYASTNKWTSGTAYSSITIDTYVSASGKSNGNNSKYYSSNESWRHYEGDSGDITISTTGNNVLKSITFTYANGNSGVIKYSGSNVSSGSACTAVEGLTSATFSVGHSSGTKNGNVQITAISVTYAPTHTLTYSATNGSIAGVVFNTSTAVASGASVAEGGKVTLTAAPVEGYSFTGWSVDSGTLSSSTDNPTTFTMGTTNATVTANFAAGSIVANPTFTIPSGTYNETKSVVINCETDGATIYYTTDGTDPTTSSSVYSSAISVTQTTTIKALAVKAGMTNSGVASATYTLKCATPTITVPSGAFLNTKEVTMSSSDGASIYYTIDGSEPTSSSTAYDPSNKPSISATTTLKAIATKSGWSDSEVATETFTKIVPKTVGEALTAIAALAKNGTIENQYVRGIVSTTGSISSGAVTYYISADGTTTNQLQVYKGKGIDGANFTAQTNLELGDEVVVNGTLKNYNGNTPEFDAGSQIISRVTKTAPTFSLDPTSKTLDAYSHETVDITLTTNTDGAITCESDDEDVATVALKSGNVYTITAKTEGTATITISSAASATYKPASATVEITVTDNRTDAGISFAKDAEEITWGESFTGQALTNDNSVAVEWSSTNEDVAIVDNTGAVTVLKAGTTEIKATFSGNATYKAAVASYTLTVNKANAGLSYTTTSFDIMLNDDTFEAPVLNNPNGLTVTYTSSNTDVATVNTTTGELSYVSSALGTAKITATFVANDWYKGGSANYTINIIDPTVKGTKYNPYTVAEVKDGTATGSGIYVIGYIVGNYNAKAPVNPATGDTNLALADVSTETSGAKIIPVELPSGTIRTNWGPNSNNVIGYKVLLKGNAQSYFSVAGIKGTKEITTITVPVKLNASGYATFASTYALDFTDDSQFSAWQITDVTSSTINFSQIKSAVAAGTGVLLKGTASSTINIPVAATGTDISATNKLEGITTATAIAADTYYGLSGNKFVKVNAGTIRAGKALLPASAIPASARELTFVFEDETTGIADVIGKKADVSGNFFDLQGRKVAQPTKGLYIVNGKKVVIK; encoded by the coding sequence ATGAAACAAAAACTTTTACTCAAAACAATGCTCCTACTATGCATTTTAGTGGGGGGAGTAAGTAATGTGTGGGGAGATTCCACTACGGCTAATGTAAGCATTTCCGACTACGCTTCAACCAACAAATGGACTAGCGGAACAGCGTACTCAAGCATAACCATTGATACTTATGTCTCTGCCTCTGGAAAGTCAAATGGCAATAACAGTAAGTATTATTCTAGCAATGAAAGTTGGCGTCATTATGAAGGCGATTCTGGTGATATCACCATTTCGACAACTGGAAATAACGTCCTAAAATCCATCACTTTCACATATGCAAATGGAAATAGTGGTGTGATAAAATATAGCGGCTCTAATGTTTCTTCTGGCTCTGCATGTACTGCAGTAGAAGGTCTAACTTCTGCTACATTCTCTGTAGGGCATAGTTCTGGAACTAAGAACGGAAATGTACAAATTACGGCCATCTCCGTCACTTACGCACCTACCCACACCCTCACATACTCAGCCACCAATGGTAGTATCGCTGGAGTAGTATTTAATACATCAACGGCTGTCGCTTCAGGCGCATCTGTTGCAGAAGGTGGCAAAGTAACCCTCACAGCAGCACCCGTAGAAGGCTATTCTTTCACTGGTTGGAGTGTTGATTCGGGTACGCTGTCAAGCTCAACCGATAACCCAACAACTTTTACGATGGGGACAACAAATGCAACGGTTACGGCAAATTTCGCAGCTGGTTCTATTGTCGCAAATCCCACATTTACAATTCCAAGTGGAACCTACAATGAGACCAAAAGTGTAGTAATTAATTGCGAAACAGACGGAGCAACAATTTACTATACTACCGATGGCACAGATCCTACAACAAGCAGTTCTGTATATTCAAGTGCAATCTCGGTAACCCAAACAACGACTATCAAGGCCCTTGCTGTAAAGGCTGGTATGACTAATAGTGGTGTTGCTTCTGCTACTTATACCCTGAAGTGTGCTACGCCTACAATCACCGTACCAAGCGGTGCATTCCTCAACACTAAGGAGGTAACTATGAGTTCTTCCGATGGTGCAAGCATTTATTATACTATCGATGGCTCTGAACCTACAAGTAGCAGTACTGCATACGACCCATCGAATAAGCCCTCTATCAGCGCTACCACTACTTTAAAGGCTATCGCTACGAAGAGCGGATGGAGTGATAGTGAAGTCGCTACTGAGACCTTCACAAAGATTGTTCCCAAGACGGTTGGTGAGGCTTTGACAGCTATCGCAGCCCTTGCAAAAAATGGTACGATAGAAAACCAATATGTTAGAGGCATTGTTTCTACAACAGGTTCAATAAGTAGTGGTGCTGTAACTTATTATATCTCTGCTGATGGAACAACAACAAATCAGCTTCAGGTATATAAAGGAAAAGGCATTGATGGAGCAAACTTTACTGCACAAACAAATCTTGAATTAGGTGATGAAGTTGTAGTCAATGGTACATTGAAGAATTACAATGGGAATACTCCTGAGTTTGATGCTGGTAGCCAGATAATCAGCAGAGTAACTAAGACTGCTCCAACCTTCTCTCTTGATCCCACTTCTAAGACGCTGGATGCTTATTCTCATGAGACAGTTGACATAACTCTGACTACGAATACTGATGGAGCTATTACTTGCGAGAGCGATGATGAGGATGTGGCAACTGTAGCCTTGAAGAGTGGAAATGTGTACACCATTACTGCAAAGACAGAGGGTACTGCAACCATTACCATTAGCTCTGCAGCATCAGCAACCTATAAGCCTGCAAGTGCAACTGTAGAAATTACAGTAACGGATAATCGTACAGATGCTGGCATTAGTTTTGCAAAGGATGCAGAAGAGATTACTTGGGGCGAAAGCTTTACAGGTCAGGCTCTGACAAACGATAACTCAGTAGCTGTAGAATGGTCAAGCACTAACGAGGATGTTGCTATTGTAGATAATACAGGTGCTGTAACTGTATTGAAAGCTGGTACTACAGAGATCAAGGCTACCTTCTCAGGCAATGCCACCTACAAGGCAGCTGTAGCTTCTTACACGCTGACAGTTAACAAAGCAAATGCAGGTCTGTCTTACACCACGACATCGTTCGACATTATGCTCAATGATGATACATTTGAGGCTCCCGTACTCAATAACCCCAATGGTCTGACTGTTACCTATACTTCAAGCAACACAGATGTAGCCACAGTAAACACAACTACGGGAGAACTCTCTTACGTATCATCAGCACTAGGCACAGCTAAGATTACCGCTACCTTTGTAGCAAACGATTGGTATAAAGGTGGTTCAGCAAATTACACTATTAACATCATCGACCCAACCGTTAAAGGAACTAAGTATAATCCTTATACGGTGGCAGAGGTAAAAGATGGTACAGCAACAGGAAGTGGCATTTATGTTATAGGTTATATCGTTGGAAATTACAATGCTAAAGCACCAGTTAATCCTGCAACTGGTGATACTAATCTCGCTTTGGCTGACGTTTCTACTGAAACTAGTGGTGCAAAAATCATCCCTGTAGAATTACCAAGCGGAACCATACGTACAAACTGGGGACCCAACTCCAATAATGTAATTGGTTATAAAGTCCTCCTTAAGGGTAACGCACAATCTTATTTCTCTGTAGCAGGTATTAAGGGAACAAAAGAAATTACTACAATTACTGTTCCTGTAAAACTCAACGCTTCAGGTTACGCTACTTTTGCCAGCACCTACGCTCTCGACTTTACAGATGATAGTCAGTTCTCTGCTTGGCAGATTACTGACGTAACAAGCTCTACCATTAACTTCTCACAGATTAAGAGTGCTGTGGCTGCTGGTACAGGCGTGTTGTTGAAGGGTACAGCTTCTTCAACCATCAATATTCCTGTTGCTGCTACTGGTACTGATATTAGCGCTACTAATAAGCTCGAAGGTATCACCACTGCTACTGCTATCGCTGCTGACACCTACTACGGTCTCTCTGGCAATAAGTTCGTGAAGGTGAATGCAGGTACTATTCGTGCTGGTAAGGCTTTACTCCCTGCAAGTGCTATTCCTGCTTCTGCTCGTGAGTTGACCTTTGTATTCGAAGATGAGACTACTGGTATTGCCGATGTGATAGGTAAGAAGGCTGATGTAAGCGGCAACTTCTTCGACTTGCAAGGCCGTAAGGTTGCTCAACCCACTAAGGGTCTTTATATTGTAAATGGTAAGAAGGTAGTGATAAAATAA
- a CDS encoding SGNH/GDSL hydrolase family protein: MKKIALIFACLLSAGVALAGGHWVGTWGTAPQLVERHNNPPAPGLANNSLREIVQVSIGGKKVRLKLTNEFSTEATEIKAIELSIAKTSGSSSEIDESSTVQLTFDGKTSVTIPAKGMITSDAVKFPIKDRQNVAITIHYGSVSPSVSGHPGSRTTSYLKEGNTTDFTGAIRTDHWYNIQTLEVEASKKAGAVAILGNSITDGRGSTTNEQNRWADVLSRRLLANKATSRVGVLNMGIGGNCVLRGGLGPTGKDRYHRDLFGQEGVKWIILFEAVNDLGSSWNGVQTAERIIDVYKEIIDEAHQKGIRVYGATITPFKGNNYYSADHEKGRSTLNEWIRTTELLDGVIDFDQAVRNPQDPEAMQKEFLFENDWLHFNAKGYETMGNSIDLNLFTNKK; this comes from the coding sequence ATGAAGAAAATAGCATTGATATTCGCTTGTTTGCTTTCAGCAGGAGTAGCTCTGGCTGGTGGTCACTGGGTAGGTACATGGGGTACGGCTCCACAACTCGTAGAGCGTCATAATAATCCGCCGGCACCAGGACTGGCCAATAACTCCCTGCGTGAAATTGTACAGGTGTCTATAGGTGGTAAAAAGGTGCGCTTAAAGCTCACTAATGAATTCAGCACAGAAGCTACAGAGATTAAGGCCATAGAACTTTCTATTGCTAAGACCTCAGGCAGTAGTAGCGAGATAGATGAAAGTTCTACCGTGCAGCTTACTTTCGATGGTAAGACCTCTGTTACGATTCCTGCAAAGGGTATGATAACCTCTGATGCCGTAAAGTTCCCCATCAAGGATCGTCAAAACGTAGCTATCACTATTCACTATGGTTCCGTATCGCCAAGCGTTAGCGGACATCCTGGCTCGCGTACTACATCTTATCTAAAGGAAGGTAACACCACAGATTTCACTGGTGCTATCCGTACAGACCACTGGTATAATATCCAGACGCTGGAAGTTGAGGCTTCAAAGAAAGCCGGCGCCGTAGCCATTTTGGGTAATTCTATTACTGATGGACGCGGTTCTACTACCAATGAGCAGAATCGTTGGGCTGATGTACTCTCTCGCCGTCTGCTGGCTAATAAAGCTACAAGTAGGGTAGGGGTACTCAATATGGGTATTGGTGGCAACTGTGTGCTGCGTGGAGGCTTAGGCCCCACAGGTAAGGATCGTTATCATCGTGATTTGTTTGGTCAGGAAGGTGTGAAGTGGATTATCCTCTTCGAGGCTGTTAACGACCTGGGCTCTTCATGGAATGGCGTACAAACGGCAGAGCGTATCATTGATGTCTATAAGGAGATTATCGATGAGGCTCATCAGAAGGGCATCCGCGTTTATGGTGCTACTATTACTCCCTTCAAGGGTAACAACTATTATTCTGCAGACCATGAGAAAGGACGCAGTACACTCAATGAGTGGATTCGTACTACCGAACTGCTTGATGGTGTTATAGATTTCGATCAGGCTGTGCGTAATCCTCAAGACCCAGAAGCCATGCAGAAGGAGTTCCTTTTCGAGAACGACTGGCTTCATTTCAATGCCAAGGGCTATGAAACAATGGGCAATAGTATTGACCTGAACTTGTTTACTAATAAGAAATGA